In Mus caroli unplaced genomic scaffold, CAROLI_EIJ_v1.1 scaffold_13015_U1_1, whole genome shotgun sequence, a single genomic region encodes these proteins:
- the LOC110287795 gene encoding anionic trypsin-2-like, which yields AKVIRHPSYNSWALDNDIMLIKLASPVTLNARVATVALPSSCAPAGTQCLISGWGNTLSSGVNNPDLLQCLDAPVLPQADCEASYPEKITNNMICVGFLEGGKDSCQGDSGGPVVCNGQLQGIVSWGYGCAQKDNPGVYTKVCNYVDWIQDTIAAN from the exons GCCAAGGTCATCCGGCACCCCAGTTATAATTCATGGGCCCTGGACAATGACATCATGCTGATCAAACTGGCATCCCCTGTGACCCTCAATGCCAGAGTGGCCACTGTAGCGCTGCCCAGTTCCTGTGCACCTGCAGGCACTCAGTGTCTCATCTCTGGATGGGGCAACACCTTGAGCTCTGGCG TGAACAACCCAGACCTGCTCCAGTGCCTGGATGCCCCAGTGCTGCCTCAGGCTGACTGTGAGGCCTCCTACCCTGAAAAGATCACCAATAACATGATCTGTGTTGGCTTCTTGGAGGGAGGCAAAGATTCCTGCCAG GGTGACTCTGGTGGCCCTGTGGTCTGCAATGGACAGCTCCAGGGCATTGTCTCCTGGGGCTACGGCTGTGCCCAGAAGGACAACCCTGGTGTGTACACCAAGGTCTGCAACTATGTGGACTGGATTCAGGACACCATTGCTGCAAACTAA